The Hypomesus transpacificus isolate Combined female chromosome 2, fHypTra1, whole genome shotgun sequence genome window below encodes:
- the cd4-1 gene encoding CD4-1 molecule: protein MKDFSGRLPMLIVLFISTTGAVDAVNVVAYGEVGGQITLNGINPKTNLYVYWSSDGQDLISKNTHGVEKKDDKWKDRVSLDRYSLSISQLRKEDFTKSFTCELKMGNILISTTTYSLRTMSVRPPASSLLAGETLSLRCDLQGSNKLPVRWSGPQTRDLSMDNRVQGANGISLTVKNVSGKDHGQWLCVVTSGSQEYSASAPVVVVDLSLAPKQPIYSSTSSLSPLIPCSIPSYVTLEELKAKDTKGAYWSFTPDRASGLPSREPKKLLALGPPPAWESLLKSDKKLPALQKNNHNFSLQWSGVTEGDRGEYTCALEFKGDKTLKRVIHLEVLQVISSRGPQLLIGQDVNLTCSLGRPMSADLSVKWIRPTQRGSPTSSHSQRPALNTTHLAIQEVGSGDCGRWKCELWRKEEKLTTAEIMLKIERAPMDVWLLVTICAATVIFILLLILTVILFRRRQQRGTMPRRRKHKFCRCKEPKPKGFYRT, encoded by the exons ATGAAGGATTTTTCGGGCCGTCTTCCTATGCTCATAGTTTTGTTCATCTCAACAACAG GGGCTGTGGATGCAGTGAACGTTGTGGCGTATGGTGAGGTTGGAGGACAGATCACTCTCAATGGCATCAATCCTAAGACCAATTTGTACGTATACTGGTCCTCGGACGGACAGGATCTAATATCTAAAAACACGCATGGTGTTGAGAAAAAGG ATGACAAGTGGAAAGACCGCGTGTCTCTGGATAGATACTCCCTGAGCATCTCACAACTCAGAAAGGAGGACTTCACCAAGTCATTCACCTGTGAACTGAAGATGGGGAACATACTCATCTCCACAACCACATACTCTCTCCGCACCA tgAGTGTGCGGCCGCCCGCCTCGTCCCTATTGGCTGGGGAGACTCTCTCTCTACGCTGTGATCTGCAGGGTTCTAACAAGCTGCCAGTGAGATGGTCGGGTCCCCAGACAAGAGACCTATCCATGGACAACAGGGTCCAGGGAGCCAATGGGATCAGTCTGACTGTGAAGAACGTCAGTGGAAAGGACCATGGGCAGTGGCTCTGTGTGGTCACATCTGGCAGCCAGGAGTACAGTGCTAGTGCCCCGGTAGTGGTGGTGG ATCTCTCCCTTGCACCAAAACAACCTATCtactcctctacctcctccctctctcccctcatcccctgcTCAATCCCGTCTTACGTGACCTTGGAAGAGCTTAAGGCCAAAGACACCAAGGGAGCCTACTGGAGTTTCACCCCGGACCGAGCCTCGGGCCTCCCCTCGAGGGAGCCGAAGAAGCTCCTTGCCCTGGGGCCCCCTCCAGCCTGGGAGTCTCTCCTGAAGAGTGATAAAAAActcccagctctgcagaagaACAACCACAACTTCTCCCTCCAGTGGAGTGGGGTGACCGAGGGAGACAGGGGCGAGTACACCTGTGCTCTGGAATTCAAAGGCGACAAAACGCTGAAGAGGGTGATACATTTGGAGGTCCTGCAAG TTATATCCTCTCGTGGGCCACAGCTTCTGATTGGTCAGGATGTCAACCTCACTTGCAGCCTGGGCCGTCCCATGTCCGCTGATCTGAGCGTCAAGTGGATTCGTCCGACTCAAAGAGGAAGCCCAACCTCCTCGCACTCTCAGAGGCCTGCCCTCAACACCACCCACCTCGCCATCCAGGAAGTGGGCAGTGGTGATTGCGGCAGATGGAAGTGCGAGctgtggaggaaggaggagaagctgaCGACAGCCGAGATCATGCTGAAGATCG AGCGAGCCCCCATGGACGTGTGGCTGCTGGTGACGATCTGTGCTGCCACtgtcatcttcatcctcctcctcatcctcaccgtCATTCTGTTCCGGCGGCGGCAACAG CGAGGGACGATGCCAAGGCGAAGGAAGCACAAATTCTGCCGCTGCAAAGA GCCGAAGCCCAAGGGATTCTACAGGACCTAG